Sequence from the Streptomyces sp. NBC_00440 genome:
TCACCTTCGACATCGAGCCAGCCGAAGTGCCGTCGGCCGGGGTCAAGCTGACCATCACGCACGACGGCTTCGACAGCCCCGCGAGCAAGATGCTGGAGGGCATCAGCGGCGGCTGGGTCCTCATCCTCTCGGCACTGAAGACCCTGCTGGAGGGCGGCCGGACGGTCGCCGAGTAGTGCGGGGACAGCGGCCGCGGCCCGGTGTGTCAGCCGGTGATCCGCGCCAGCCGCCGGTAGGAGTCGAGCAGCGCCGTACGGTCGTACGTACTGGTCGTGACCAGGAACTCGTCGGCGCCGCTGCGGCTCAGCAGCTTCTCCAGACCGTCCGCCACCTCGTCCTCGGTGCCGTGCAGCTGGCCGCGCCGGGCCTCGTCGAAAAGGGCCCGCTCCCGTTCGGTCATCCGCAGACCGGTGATCCGCTCGGCGGGGGCGAGCGGCGGGAACACGCCATGGGTGCGCGAGTAGGCCGTGGACCAGGCCTCGGGCAGCAGGATCCGGCGTGCCTCCTCGGTGGTGGGGGCAACGGCGACGGTGCCCGAGAGCACGACGTACGGGCGCTCGCCCCAGGCCGAAGGCCGGAACGCGTCGCGGTAGCCGTCGACGGCGCGCAGCATCTCGTCCTCGCCGCGAACGGCGGCGATCACCAGCGGCAGTCCCGCCCCGGCCGCCACCTGTGCTCCCGCGCCGGTCGCCAGGACGAAGGCCGGCAGCCGCAGCCCCTCCGCCGGACGGGCGTGGACCTGGGGGTGCGCGGTCTGGTCGCCGGAGAAGTAGCCCAGCAGCTCCGCCAGCTGGGCGGCGAAGTCCTCGGCGTCCTGCCTGCCGTGCCCCAGTGCCCGGCGGATGCCGTCGGTGAACCCGACGGACCGGCCCAGGCCCATGTCGATCCGGCCGGGGAAGAGCGCTTCGAGCACACCGAACTGCTCCGCGACGACGAGCGGCCGGTGGTTGGGCAGCATCACCCCGCCGGTGCCCACCCGGATCGTCGAGGTGGCGGCCGCGACGGCGGCGGCGAGGACGGTGGGCGCGGAGCCCGCGACGCCGGGCACGCTGTGGTGCTCCGAGACCCAGAACCGGTGGTAGCCCAGCGCCTCGGCCTGTTGCGCGAAGCGCACGGTGTCGCGCAGGGCCTCCGGGCCGTCACGCCCTTCGCGGGTGCGGGAGCGGTCCAGTACGGAGAACGGGGTCGAGGAGATCGCAGAACTCACAACGGGTTCAACGTCCGTGCCGGGCGCGCATTCCCCAGCCTCTTCCGCCGGGCGGGGGAGTGCGCCGGGTCACCCCTCGTCCTCCAGCCGGAAGCCGACCTTCAGGCCGACCTGGTAGTGCTCGACCTGCCCGTCCACGATCTGCCCGCGCACCTCGGTGACCTCGAACCAGTCGAGGCCCCTGAGCGTGCCCGCCGCGCGCCCCAGACCGTTGCGGATGGCCTGGTCCACGCCCTCGTGCGAGGTACCGACGATCTCCGTCACCCGGTAGGTGTGGTCCGACATGACCCGCTCCTTTCGTCGCCTCCCTCCACGGTGCCGTACGGAGCCGTACTCCGCGCGCCGCCGACCGGGCCGCGGGGCTGACGGGCCGCTGTGCCCCGGCGGTCATCGCAAGTGCGGGCGCCCCGGGCCTTGACCGCGAGGATTGGTCTGTACCAAAATCCAGCCAACCCGTTCAAGCCGTCCGCGCTTCCCCCACGTCGGGTCATGAACTGCCGTGTCCTTACGACAGAGGTGACCTCCGTGAAGAACCGTCCCGGCCTGAGCCGCGCCGTCCTGCTCGCCACCGCACTCACCGCCACCGCGCTCACCGGCTG
This genomic interval carries:
- a CDS encoding MsnO8 family LLM class oxidoreductase, whose product is MSSAISSTPFSVLDRSRTREGRDGPEALRDTVRFAQQAEALGYHRFWVSEHHSVPGVAGSAPTVLAAAVAAATSTIRVGTGGVMLPNHRPLVVAEQFGVLEALFPGRIDMGLGRSVGFTDGIRRALGHGRQDAEDFAAQLAELLGYFSGDQTAHPQVHARPAEGLRLPAFVLATGAGAQVAAGAGLPLVIAAVRGEDEMLRAVDGYRDAFRPSAWGERPYVVLSGTVAVAPTTEEARRILLPEAWSTAYSRTHGVFPPLAPAERITGLRMTERERALFDEARRGQLHGTEDEVADGLEKLLSRSGADEFLVTTSTYDRTALLDSYRRLARITG
- a CDS encoding dodecin; the encoded protein is MSDHTYRVTEIVGTSHEGVDQAIRNGLGRAAGTLRGLDWFEVTEVRGQIVDGQVEHYQVGLKVGFRLEDEG